A genomic stretch from Lysobacter soyae includes:
- a CDS encoding META domain-containing protein: protein MKIRAVLLACVLSGCAAPQSGSQNTPPLQLEGTKWSLATATDNQGVIGALVNKPGKPVAIAFEKGRVGISEACNHMGGAYTLTGSTLKVERMMSTRMACEPALMEAEAEIGRQIEGSSKAEMAGDQLVLKTAQGATLSFDRNQG from the coding sequence ATGAAAATCCGAGCCGTTCTACTCGCCTGTGTATTAAGTGGCTGCGCCGCGCCGCAGTCCGGATCCCAAAACACACCACCGCTGCAATTGGAAGGTACGAAGTGGTCGCTCGCCACAGCCACGGACAACCAAGGTGTGATCGGTGCATTGGTCAACAAACCCGGCAAACCCGTGGCCATTGCGTTTGAGAAAGGTCGCGTGGGCATCAGCGAAGCCTGCAACCATATGGGCGGCGCCTACACGCTGACGGGTTCTACGTTGAAGGTCGAACGCATGATGTCGACGAGGATGGCGTGCGAGCCCGCGCTGATGGAAGCCGAAGCGGAAATCGGCCGCCAGATTGAGGGCAGTTCCAAAGCGGAAATGGCGGGTGATCAGCTGGTGCTGAAAACCGCCCAAGGCGCGACGCTCAGCTTCGACCGCAACCAAGGTTGA
- a CDS encoding undecaprenyl-diphosphate phosphatase gives MPEFLNALLLGIIEGITEFLPISSTGHLIIAEQWLGHRSVLFNVAIQAAAILAVVFIYWKKLVALVQAFLGRRDVVHPETGQSLGIGFARDYVIKLGVSFAVTVVGMLVVKKLGWELPDAVRPIAYALVIGAVWMVVAEHFAAKRAARDGERRQITWTIAVLVGLAQVVAGVFPGTSRSAATIFVALLAGCTSRAAATEFAFLVGIPTMFAATGYEFLSLAKDGQLGQENWTSLGIASVASAITAFIAVKWLLRYIQSHRFTAFAVYRAILAAILLALVPATA, from the coding sequence ATGCCCGAATTTCTCAATGCGTTGTTGCTCGGCATCATCGAAGGCATCACCGAGTTCCTGCCGATTTCGAGCACGGGGCACCTGATCATCGCCGAGCAATGGCTCGGTCATCGCAGTGTTTTGTTCAACGTGGCGATCCAAGCCGCTGCGATTCTCGCGGTGGTCTTCATCTATTGGAAGAAGTTGGTTGCCTTGGTGCAGGCGTTTCTCGGTCGTCGCGATGTCGTGCATCCGGAGACGGGGCAAAGCTTGGGTATTGGCTTTGCGCGCGACTACGTCATCAAACTGGGCGTGTCGTTCGCGGTCACCGTTGTCGGCATGTTGGTGGTGAAAAAACTCGGCTGGGAATTGCCCGATGCCGTGCGACCCATTGCTTATGCCTTGGTGATCGGCGCGGTGTGGATGGTGGTTGCCGAACACTTCGCCGCGAAACGTGCCGCGCGCGATGGCGAACGCCGTCAAATCACTTGGACGATCGCTGTGTTGGTCGGCTTGGCGCAAGTCGTTGCCGGTGTGTTTCCGGGCACCTCGCGTTCGGCCGCCACGATTTTTGTCGCACTGTTGGCCGGCTGCACATCACGCGCCGCGGCAACGGAATTTGCCTTCTTGGTCGGCATTCCGACGATGTTTGCGGCGACGGGCTATGAGTTTCTGTCGCTGGCCAAAGATGGTCAGTTGGGCCAAGAGAATTGGACGTCGTTAGGCATCGCTTCTGTCGCCTCTGCCATCACCGCCTTCATCGCCGTTAAATGGTTGCTGCGTTATATACAGAGTCACCGGTTCACGGCCTTCGCTGTGTATCGTGCAATTTTGGCCGCGATTCTGCTGGCACTGGTGCCCGCCACGGCCTGA